The Streptomyces sp. SS1-1 genome has a segment encoding these proteins:
- a CDS encoding plasmid stabilization protein yields the protein MPAGSSPKRERQYEHIKQSAEDRGESTSRAKEIAARTVNKERARSGESRTASRTSTQDKSSGQRGGERSGKGPQGPTRDQLYEEAKKRNIHGRSDMNKSQLKQALGK from the coding sequence ATGCCAGCCGGTTCCAGCCCGAAGCGGGAACGCCAGTACGAGCACATCAAGCAGAGCGCCGAGGACCGGGGCGAGAGCACCTCGCGCGCCAAGGAGATCGCGGCGCGCACGGTGAACAAGGAGCGCGCCCGGTCCGGCGAGTCCAGGACGGCGAGCCGCACATCCACCCAGGACAAGTCCTCGGGTCAGCGGGGCGGCGAGCGGTCGGGCAAGGGGCCGCAGGGCCCTACCCGGGACCAGCTGTACGAGGAGGCGAAGAAGCGCAACATCCACGGGCGTTCGGACATGAACAAGAGCCAGCTCAAGCAGGCACTGGGCAAGTGA
- a CDS encoding endonuclease V has product MTSVRVPAGRPATEEEARAVQDELRRRVVRDEPGPPPGTGHVTGVDVAYDDERDVVAAAAVVLDAATLEVVAESTAVGRISFPYVPGLLAFREIPTVLAALDALPCPPGLVVCDGYGLAHPRRFGLASHLGVLTGLPTIGVAKNPFTFTYDTPAAPRGSSTPLLAGDEEVGRALRTRDGVKPVFVSVGHRTTLATACAHTLALTPTYRLPETTRQADSLCRRALKEATAFGQDSFRRPHTLGGDH; this is encoded by the coding sequence ATGACGAGCGTGAGAGTTCCCGCGGGCCGGCCCGCGACCGAGGAAGAGGCCCGTGCCGTCCAGGACGAGCTGCGGCGCCGGGTGGTGCGCGACGAACCGGGCCCGCCGCCCGGCACCGGGCACGTCACCGGCGTCGACGTGGCCTACGACGACGAACGGGACGTCGTGGCCGCCGCCGCCGTCGTCCTCGACGCGGCGACCCTGGAGGTCGTCGCCGAGTCCACCGCCGTCGGCCGGATCTCCTTCCCGTACGTCCCCGGCCTCCTGGCCTTCCGCGAGATACCGACCGTGCTGGCGGCCCTGGACGCCCTGCCGTGCCCGCCCGGCCTCGTCGTCTGCGACGGCTACGGCCTCGCGCACCCCCGCCGCTTCGGCCTCGCCAGCCACCTCGGCGTCCTCACCGGCCTGCCCACCATCGGCGTCGCCAAGAACCCGTTCACCTTCACCTACGACACCCCCGCCGCCCCGCGCGGCTCGTCGACCCCGCTCCTGGCCGGCGACGAGGAGGTGGGCCGCGCCCTGCGCACCCGGGACGGCGTCAAGCCGGTCTTCGTCTCGGTCGGCCACCGCACGACCCTCGCCACGGCCTGCGCCCACACCCTCGCCCTGACCCCCACCTACCGCCTCCCGGAGACAACCCGCCAGGCGGACAGCCTCTGCCGCCGGGCCCTGAAGGAGGCGACCGCCTTCGGGCAGGACAGCTTCCGACGCCCGCACACTTTGGGCGGGGACCACTGA
- the mmpA gene encoding morphogenic membrane protein MmpA: MTTHRAAKPLADPGRPVERAVTAALVVGVLAGLGWIAGMIYTLVQWPL; this comes from the coding sequence ATGACGACACACCGTGCAGCGAAGCCGTTGGCCGATCCCGGGCGTCCCGTCGAGCGGGCCGTGACGGCCGCGCTCGTCGTGGGGGTGCTGGCGGGGCTCGGATGGATCGCCGGGATGATCTACACGCTGGTGCAGTGGCCTCTTTGA